The genomic interval acgaaaaaataaatgataaagtccattaattgtggtcggccatgggctttggataatgggcctcacttatgcaattttgctgttttatcatttctgcatctcattttctcaaaaacgctaattttccaattcaaccatttaaatgccaattcctattatttaataactaaaaattaattattaaataatattgtcatttaatatatttattaattagacatataaagtctcttaattaataaataaacctagaatctcttttctttacaatttcgcccttgcttagtgaaaattcataaagtagacataatctaactttagaattataattgattaattaaaatcaattaactgagtcttacaagcagtatggtctcaactagtatggggaccatgggcctatatttctgagcttccaataagtctaaccaaatttaccaagtaaattccgtaacttattaattccttattgaatccacacttagaacttggaattgcactctcagtcatatagaacgctctatatgttccacgatgtagatacgtcattagttatccattgttataatcctaatttgatcaatgaccctctaacatatgatctacattgaatatgaaataaattaccgttacaccttcaatgtatgtTATCCTTAacacacttagctccgtataaatgatatttcagcgaagtgaaatgagatctccaccatttatctctgtttagccaagctcgaaggatatcatcgtttcacttctaaattcctatagaagttatagactccatatttatgttagcgctcccactcaattatactatcatgttcccaaaatgtacatatcaccctaacccaaaagtaggcttaagtaacaaatcaaagaacatgtataatactcttgagatcgaacctaaacatatcaggattaagatcgtttgatctaggatcaacaggtgatattgtattgaatagatattacggtaaattttaatatatctaataaaagttcaatatcggtcccttccgatgtatactccatacatccgatactggtaaactttgccaatgccctcgaaaggacataccacttattcaaggtgtaagaatacctatcgttgattataccatgccagtctaaatctagtgttctgacagatcagggaataaactctcgaacatataatcaagattatattccactgtgctgacaacactataatcattaacaaattcatatgttctagacttaaatagaattcatacattatgtgtatataataattaaataaatcatgtgaaccatgcaacataaaatgttatttctgatctttattaataagtaaatctgattatattgaaatgggttttatttagggcacaaaacccaacaagaacaacatgcgttgtgaatatatttatggaatatGAATTATTGTTGATTAATATTAAGAGTAACTAATGTCAGGTATTTAattaggagggttatgtcctacatagctcttcttactgggcgttagctcacgggtactctgtgtgcaggtaagggtaaggctaagcagtgagattgaagagctcgaggcgtggactgcatgttagggggctggcgcagcattttgcttttaatgtttttaaatgataaacattGTGGAACCAATATTTTGAtttaactagttcttatttaagtttacggtactaaaagtattttgttttaaacagtgagatctcatgcttagatatttttcaataaagaagtattttattgtctttaacttattaaattgttttatacggactatcctatgtgacacTTCAGGAAATCGAGATGTTACAATATAgtatcagagcaatacggttctaaagaatgtggttagccctaacatgtaatgttcaccgccatgagacgagctcgactcactgtactgtaagtggttattacttataattaagtTGCCTTTAATTTCTGCACGAGGGAGTGTAATATTCTTTTCATGTAAAATTGATGATCAAAATGACCCCTCTTGATGTTGTTTGGTCTGTGTGGTTCAGGAGTTTAGAAATGCCTCCTAGAAGGTCAGTCAGATTaggtcgaggtcgaggtcgaggtcgaggcTAAGGCCAAGGCCGAGATAGAGGCCGAGATGATGGAGGGATCAATGAACCACCTCAAGCACCACAGGGATGGGAAGAGCGCCTTGCCGCATTGGAAGGAATCATTCATAGGCAAGATGAAGAACTTTGTCAGCTAAGACGTCACCCGGAGCCGCCAGTCCAAATAAGGCAGGATGCAGAAAATAGAGACCCACCAGCTGCAGTGGTATAGCCTGCTAAAGAGGCTAGACATGAGATGTTAGCAGAGAGATTTCGGAAACAACACCCACCTGAGTTTGAGGGAGGCATAGACCCAGTAGTGGCTGAAGAGTGGATGAGTCGCATAGAAAGCATTTTGCAGATGCTAAGGGTCAATGGGAATGACCGAGTGAAGTGTGCATCATACATGCTGAGGAAAGATGCTTGTATCTGGagggaggtggtggaacaaacaaaggatgtagataccatgaactgggatgatttcaaaagggtctttaatgagaagtattataactcAGTAGTTCTAGCAGCGAAGGTCGATGAATTTACTGGATTGGTCCAAGGGAGCCTTACTGTGactgagtatgcacaaaaatttaATAGATTGGCGAAATTCGCTCCACATCTAGTACCTACTGATAGAGTGAGAGCACATCGATTTGTGGAAGGCCTGAAACCAATGGTTGCTCGAGATGTGGAAATTGTGTCAAGGGGTCAATTCAGTTATGCTCAAGTTATCGAAATGGCTCTTACGGCTGAGCGGAGtgaaaacaaaatttggaaggaaaatgctgCCAGGAGAGAATCTAAGAAAGGTGGAGCCAATTCAAATGACCACAAGAAACGGGGACAAGACCAGTCCGGGCAGTCAAGTCAACAGAAGAGGTACAAAACTGATAACGACCAACGATTTAATGGCAGCAGTGGGCGAAACATTCCAGAATGCCCTAAATGTACCAAACGTCATCTCAGCGAGTGTCGCGCAAAAGCATGCTACAAATGTGGAAAGGAAGGACATATCAAACGCAATTGCCCACTGTGGGGACAGATTGGGAACAAAGCAGAACCCAAGAAAGACAACAAGTATGTCCCAGCCAGAGTTTTTGCCATCACTCAAGCAGAAGCTGAGGCCAAACCTTCGGTTGTATCAGGTTAGATTCCTATGGCCAACACCACTTGTaaagttttgtttgattttggTGCAACTCATTCTTTTATTGCTAGTACAATTGTTAATCATATAAACGCACCAAGTGAGTTATTTATACTGGGGTTTGGGACCATGTTACCATCTGGGAAGGTTGTAGTCTCTAGAAATTGGCTTAGGGGTATACCTTTTAGGATAGATGGTAGGGAATTATTTGTAGACCtgattgtattagatttatttgattttgatgtaaTCTTGGGCATGGATTTTCTTACCAAATATGGAGCATCAATTGACTGCAAGCAAAAGAAAGTTGTTTTCACACTAGAAGATGGAGAGACATTCGAGTTCAGGGGGGTAGGAAAGAAACCCCGCACCCCTATTATTTCGACAATGAAGGCTGGGCAACTATTGCaacgtgggtgcttagggtatctagttaatgtggttgatgacaccaagaaaattgaaagaaagccAGAGGAAACATGGGTAGTCGCTGAGTTTCTTGATGTATTCCCAGAGGAGTTACCCGGGTTACCACCACACAGAGAAATCGAGTTTGTGATAGAATTAGTGCCCGGGACAGCACCAGTTTCCTGCTTGACATTGCAGCGACTGAGAGAACATCAATTGTATGCCAAGTACAAAAAATGTGAGTTCTAGTTGTCCGAGGTTGCATTTTTGGGCCACATTGTCCCTAACGGGGGAATAAAAGTAGATCCTTCCAAGGTTGCTGCAGTGAAAGAATGGCCTAGGCCAAAGACCGCCTTAGaggttcgaagctttttgggtttagcagGCTATTATAGAAGGTTTATTGATGGGTTCTCAAAAATAGCCCCACccttaacagaattaactaggaagaatctaaaattttcctGGTTAGACAAGTGTGAGCAAAGCTTCCAAGAGTTGAAGAGTAGA from Cannabis sativa cultivar Pink pepper isolate KNU-18-1 chromosome 4, ASM2916894v1, whole genome shotgun sequence carries:
- the LOC133036858 gene encoding uncharacterized protein LOC133036858; this encodes MLAERFRKQHPPEFEGGIDPVVAEEWMSRIESILQMLRVNGNDRVKCASYMLRKDAFLAAKVDEFTGLVQGSLTVTEYAQKFNRLAKFAPHLVPTDRVRAHRFVEGLKPMVARDVEIVSRGQFSYAQVIEMALTAERSENKIWKENAARRESKKGGANSNDHKKRGQDQSGQSSQQKRYKTDNDQRFNGSSGRNIPECPKCTKRHLSECRAKACYKCGKEGHIKRNCPLWGQIGNKAEPKKDNKYVPARVFAITQAEAEAKPSVVSG